A single region of the Streptomyces sp. NBC_01803 genome encodes:
- a CDS encoding MogA/MoaB family molybdenum cofactor biosynthesis protein — protein MSSPPPSRPVYRALAITASNRAAAGVYDDTTGPLLVEALASLDFAASGPEVVPDGEPVEAALRAAVAARYDIVLTTGGTGISPTDRTPEMTRRVLDYEVPGIPEAIRAAGQAKVPTAALSRGVAGVAGRTLIVNLPGSRGGVKDGLAVLRPLLRHAVDQLRGGDHPQ, from the coding sequence ATGAGTTCGCCTCCGCCTTCCCGTCCCGTCTATCGCGCGCTGGCGATCACCGCCTCGAACCGCGCCGCCGCCGGTGTCTACGACGACACCACCGGCCCGCTGCTCGTCGAAGCGCTCGCCTCACTGGACTTCGCGGCCTCCGGCCCGGAGGTGGTGCCGGACGGCGAGCCGGTCGAGGCGGCGCTGCGGGCGGCCGTCGCCGCCCGCTACGACATAGTCCTGACAACGGGCGGCACCGGCATCTCCCCCACCGATCGCACGCCCGAGATGACGCGCCGGGTCCTCGACTACGAGGTGCCCGGCATCCCGGAGGCGATCCGCGCGGCCGGCCAGGCGAAGGTGCCGACGGCCGCGCTCTCGCGCGGTGTGGCGGGCGTCGCGGGGCGCACTCTCATCGTCAACCTCCCCGGTTCGCGCGGCGGCGTCAAGGACGGCCTCGCCGTGCTGAGACCGCTGCTGCGACACGCGGTGGACCAGCTCAGGGGCGGCGACCACCCGCAGTGA
- the glp gene encoding molybdotransferase-like divisome protein Glp, whose translation MTDIWSVDEHLADILRTVRPLDAIELPLLDATGCVLTEDVIVPAPLPPFDNSSMDGYAVRAADVDGATRTYPSVLSVVADIAAGSGDLPTLFPGQAARIMTGAPLPPGAQAVVPVEWTDGGTGGGPVDSMHAASAVRGGGGEVRVFRPAAEGAHIRGRGSDALAGGVALPAGTFLGPPQTGLLAALGRATVPVRPRPRVVVLSTGSELAAPGEPLRPGQIHDSNSYMLTAAAQAAGADAFRGAAVADDAPTLRAALEDQLIRADLVVTSGGVSVGAYDVVKEALTGEVDFRRLAMQPGKPQGFGLIGAARTPLFALPGNPVSAYVSFELFVRPALRVMAGHDESTLHRPRVTARLITDAPLSSPAGRRQFLRGAYTAGDGTVRPVGGAGSHLIAALATADALIEIPENVTEAASGVELTVVLLG comes from the coding sequence TTGACTGACATCTGGTCGGTGGACGAGCACCTCGCCGACATCCTGCGGACGGTCCGGCCGCTGGACGCCATCGAGCTCCCGCTGCTCGACGCGACCGGCTGCGTGCTCACCGAGGACGTGATCGTGCCCGCCCCGCTGCCGCCGTTCGACAACAGCTCGATGGACGGCTACGCGGTGCGGGCGGCGGACGTCGACGGCGCCACCCGCACCTACCCGTCCGTGCTGAGCGTCGTCGCGGACATCGCGGCGGGCAGCGGCGACCTGCCCACCCTCTTCCCCGGGCAGGCCGCCCGCATCATGACCGGCGCGCCGCTGCCGCCCGGCGCCCAGGCCGTCGTTCCGGTCGAGTGGACCGACGGCGGCACGGGCGGCGGGCCCGTCGACTCGATGCACGCCGCCTCCGCCGTCCGGGGCGGCGGCGGTGAGGTGCGCGTCTTCCGGCCGGCCGCCGAGGGCGCGCACATCCGGGGGCGCGGCAGCGACGCGCTCGCCGGAGGTGTCGCGCTCCCGGCCGGCACGTTCCTCGGCCCGCCCCAGACCGGCCTGCTCGCGGCCCTGGGGCGCGCGACCGTTCCGGTACGCCCCCGGCCGCGGGTCGTCGTGCTGTCCACGGGCAGCGAGCTGGCCGCCCCCGGCGAGCCGCTCCGCCCGGGCCAGATCCACGACTCCAACAGCTACATGCTCACCGCCGCCGCCCAGGCCGCCGGCGCGGACGCCTTCCGCGGCGCGGCGGTCGCGGACGACGCGCCGACGCTGCGGGCGGCGCTGGAGGACCAGTTGATCCGCGCCGACCTCGTCGTCACCAGCGGCGGCGTCAGCGTCGGCGCGTACGACGTGGTCAAGGAGGCGCTGACCGGGGAGGTCGACTTCCGCCGGCTGGCCATGCAGCCGGGCAAGCCGCAGGGCTTCGGTCTGATCGGTGCCGCCCGCACGCCGCTCTTCGCCCTGCCGGGCAACCCGGTCAGCGCGTACGTCTCGTTCGAGCTGTTCGTCCGCCCGGCGTTGCGCGTGATGGCCGGTCACGACGAGAGCACGCTGCACCGGCCGCGCGTGACGGCCCGGCTGATCACGGACGCGCCGCTGTCCTCGCCCGCCGGGCGGCGGCAGTTCCTGCGCGGCGCGTACACGGCCGGGGACGGCACCGTCCGGCCGGTCGGCGGCGCCGGCTCCCATCTGATCGCGGCGCTCGCCACGGCCGACGCGCTGATCGAGATCCCGGAGAACGTGACGGAGGCCGCCTCGGGCGTGGAGCTGACGGTGGTGCTGCTCGGCTGA
- the sepX gene encoding divisome protein SepX/GlpR, which yields MSSSGLIFAMIVGAWAAYLVPMWLRRQDELNEARPTERFSTALRLLTRGRRGAPATETAAPVPAPDPAADLRAFAEPVVPVPAPASPSSSSPSSSPSSPSAKAAPPSSARAKVLIRRRRTTMILFLAFTLGGIYALSAGPGHLWIPLLPGVLLIAYLAHVRRHEQRRYAVALDRRRAEEAARRLRERTAKPPVPEQPAQAIVEQTDHAEWEDQQRRRTPAPEHEPESWDPAPVPLPTYVNAPVAPRTTRGVNLDAPDTWSAARSTTAGTTPQSPPAPRTEAQPPQRTPLFDQYADEDHRRVAGE from the coding sequence GTGAGCAGCAGTGGCCTCATCTTCGCAATGATCGTCGGGGCCTGGGCCGCGTATCTGGTGCCGATGTGGCTCCGCCGGCAGGACGAGCTCAACGAAGCCCGCCCCACGGAGCGCTTCAGCACCGCCCTCCGGCTGCTGACGCGCGGCAGACGCGGCGCGCCGGCGACCGAGACGGCCGCCCCGGTTCCGGCCCCGGACCCCGCCGCCGACCTCCGTGCCTTCGCCGAGCCCGTCGTGCCCGTGCCTGCACCGGCCTCGCCATCGTCGTCATCACCGTCGTCATCACCGTCATCACCGTCGGCCAAGGCCGCTCCGCCGTCGAGCGCGCGCGCGAAGGTCCTGATCCGGCGCCGCCGGACCACGATGATCCTCTTCCTGGCCTTCACCCTGGGCGGGATCTACGCCCTCTCGGCCGGCCCCGGCCACCTGTGGATCCCCCTGCTCCCCGGCGTACTGCTGATCGCGTACCTCGCGCACGTGCGTCGGCACGAGCAGCGCCGCTACGCGGTCGCCCTGGACCGCCGCCGCGCCGAGGAGGCCGCCCGCCGCCTGCGCGAGCGCACCGCCAAACCCCCGGTCCCCGAGCAGCCCGCCCAGGCGATCGTGGAGCAGACCGACCACGCGGAATGGGAGGACCAGCAGCGCCGCCGCACCCCGGCCCCGGAACACGAACCAGAAAGCTGGGACCCGGCCCCGGTCCCCCTCCCGACGTACGTGAACGCCCCGGTGGCCCCGCGCACGACGCGCGGCGTGAACCTGGACGCCCCCGACACCTGGAGCGCCGCCCGCTCCACCACGGCCGGCACCACCCCCCAGTCCCCCCCGGCCCCCCGCACGGAGGCCCAGCCCCCCCAACGAACCCCGCTGTTCGACCAGTACGCGGACGAGGACCACCGCAGGGTGGCGGGCGAATAG
- a CDS encoding potassium/proton antiporter, whose product MLAGALVLLVAVAAVRLTSRTGLPSLLLYLAIGMVLGRDGLGIEFSDVELTQVLGYAALVVILAEGGLGTRWREIRPAIPTAAVLATVGVAISVGVTATAAHYLVGLSWQSALVMGAVLSSTDAAAVFSVLRRVPLPRRLSGVLEAESGFNDAPVVILVVAFSETAHPMEHWYTLLGEMALELAIGLAVGLAVGKLGALALRHVALPASGLYPIAVLALAVLAYAGGALLHGSGFLAVYVAAVVLGNARLPHRPATRGFADAVAWLAQIGLFVLLGLLVDPGDLWNDLGPALVVGGALTLVARPLAVVLCLLPFRRPWREHVLLSWAGLRGAVPIVLAIIPVVADIEDSDRIFSVVFVLVVVFTLAQGPTLPWLAGRLRLGDGEKAVDVDIESAPLDRLRGHLLSVSIPAASRMHGVEVRELRLPPQAAVTLVVRDGTSFVPDPATVLRRGDELLVVTTDEVRDAVERRLIAIGRGGKLAEWLRPHARGGRT is encoded by the coding sequence ATGCTCGCCGGCGCCCTCGTCCTGCTGGTGGCGGTCGCCGCCGTCCGGCTGACCTCGCGCACCGGGCTGCCGTCGCTGCTGCTCTACCTGGCCATCGGCATGGTGCTGGGCCGGGACGGACTCGGCATCGAGTTCAGCGACGTGGAGCTGACGCAGGTGCTGGGTTACGCGGCCCTGGTCGTCATTCTCGCCGAAGGCGGTCTCGGCACGCGATGGCGGGAGATCCGCCCGGCCATCCCGACCGCGGCCGTCCTGGCCACCGTGGGCGTCGCCATCAGCGTCGGGGTCACCGCGACGGCGGCCCACTACCTGGTCGGGCTCTCCTGGCAGTCGGCCCTGGTGATGGGCGCGGTGCTGTCCTCGACCGACGCGGCGGCCGTCTTCTCGGTGCTGCGCCGGGTGCCGCTGCCGCGTCGGCTGAGCGGGGTGCTGGAGGCGGAGTCCGGCTTCAACGACGCGCCCGTGGTCATCCTCGTCGTCGCCTTCTCCGAGACCGCCCACCCGATGGAGCACTGGTACACGCTGCTCGGCGAGATGGCGCTCGAACTCGCCATCGGGCTGGCCGTCGGGCTCGCCGTCGGCAAGCTCGGCGCGCTGGCGCTGCGGCACGTCGCGCTGCCCGCCTCCGGCCTCTACCCGATCGCGGTCCTGGCGCTGGCGGTGCTGGCGTACGCCGGGGGCGCGCTGCTGCACGGCAGCGGCTTCCTCGCGGTCTACGTGGCGGCCGTCGTCCTCGGCAACGCCCGGTTGCCGCACCGGCCCGCGACGCGCGGCTTCGCGGACGCGGTGGCGTGGCTGGCGCAGATCGGCCTGTTCGTGCTGCTCGGGCTGCTGGTGGACCCGGGCGACCTGTGGAACGACCTCGGGCCGGCACTGGTCGTGGGCGGCGCGCTCACGCTGGTGGCCAGGCCACTGGCGGTGGTGCTGTGCCTGCTGCCGTTCCGCCGGCCCTGGCGGGAGCACGTGCTGCTGTCCTGGGCGGGGCTGCGCGGCGCCGTGCCGATCGTGCTGGCCATCATCCCGGTGGTGGCCGACATCGAGGACAGTGACCGCATCTTCAGCGTCGTCTTCGTGCTCGTCGTCGTCTTCACGCTGGCGCAGGGCCCGACCCTGCCCTGGCTGGCCGGACGGCTGCGGCTCGGGGACGGGGAGAAGGCCGTCGACGTGGACATCGAGTCCGCGCCGCTCGACCGGCTGCGCGGACACCTGCTGTCCGTGTCGATCCCGGCGGCGTCGCGGATGCACGGCGTGGAGGTGCGCGAGCTGCGGCTGCCGCCGCAGGCCGCCGTCACACTGGTGGTTAGGGACGGCACCAGCTTCGTGCCCGATCCCGCCACGGTGCTGCGGCGCGGGGACGAGCTGCTGGTGGTGACGACGGACGAGGTGCGGGACGCGGTGGAACGGCGGCTGATCGCCATCGGGCGGGGCGGGAAGCTGGCGGAATGGCTCCGGCCGCATGCCCGGGGCGGACGTACGTGA
- the galU gene encoding UTP--glucose-1-phosphate uridylyltransferase GalU, which produces MTTPRPRISKAVIPAAGLGTRFLPATKATPKEMLPVVDQPAIQYVVEEATAAGLTDVLMITGRNKRPLEDHFDRNYELEDALRRKGDSERLSRVQQSTALATMHYVRQGDPRGLGHAVLCAAPHVGDQPFAVLLGDDLIDPRDPLLTKMIDVQTEQGGSVIALMEVDPEQIHLYGAASVAPVTDGVFRVTGLVEKPDPADAPSNLAIIGRYVLDAGIFEVLGKTPPGRGGEIQLTDALQAMAGDSALGGPVHGVVFKGRRYDTGDRADYLRSIVRLACERPDLGPEFRSWLRQYVAEEMPHVD; this is translated from the coding sequence ATGACGACACCTCGCCCCCGGATCAGCAAGGCTGTCATTCCCGCAGCCGGGCTCGGCACACGGTTTCTGCCCGCCACGAAGGCCACTCCCAAGGAGATGCTGCCGGTTGTCGACCAACCCGCGATCCAGTATGTGGTGGAGGAAGCCACCGCAGCGGGGCTCACCGACGTGCTCATGATCACCGGGCGCAACAAGCGTCCCCTCGAAGACCACTTCGACCGCAACTACGAGCTGGAGGACGCCCTGCGCCGCAAGGGCGACTCGGAGCGGCTCTCCCGCGTCCAGCAGTCGACCGCCCTGGCCACCATGCACTACGTCCGCCAGGGCGACCCCAGGGGCCTGGGCCACGCCGTCCTGTGCGCGGCGCCGCACGTCGGCGACCAGCCGTTCGCCGTCCTGCTCGGCGACGACCTGATCGACCCCCGCGACCCGCTGCTCACCAAGATGATCGACGTCCAGACCGAGCAGGGCGGCTCCGTCATCGCGCTGATGGAGGTCGACCCCGAGCAGATCCACCTCTACGGCGCCGCCTCCGTCGCCCCGGTCACGGACGGCGTGTTCCGGGTGACCGGCCTGGTCGAGAAGCCGGACCCCGCCGACGCCCCCAGCAACCTGGCCATCATCGGCCGCTATGTCCTGGACGCCGGGATCTTCGAGGTGCTCGGCAAGACCCCGCCCGGCCGCGGCGGCGAGATCCAGCTCACCGACGCCCTCCAGGCCATGGCGGGCGACTCCGCCCTCGGCGGCCCGGTGCACGGCGTGGTCTTCAAGGGCCGCCGGTACGACACCGGCGACCGCGCCGACTACCTGCGCTCGATCGTCCGGCTCGCCTGCGAACGCCCAGACCTCGGCCCGGAGTTCAGGTCCTGGCTGCGACAGTACGTCGCCGAGGAGATGCCGCACGTTGACTGA
- the moaC gene encoding cyclic pyranopterin monophosphate synthase MoaC, with product MSTPHLTHLDGSGAARMVDVSGKDVTTRTATASGRVLVAPAVVALLRGEGVPKGDALATARIAGIMGAKRTPDLIPLCHPLAVSGVTVDLSVADDAVEITATVRTTDRTGVEMEALTAVSVAALTVVDMVKAVDKGAVISDVRVEEKTGGKSGTWSRGR from the coding sequence ATGAGCACCCCGCACCTCACCCATCTCGACGGCTCGGGAGCCGCCCGCATGGTCGACGTGTCCGGCAAGGACGTCACCACGCGCACCGCCACGGCCAGCGGCCGGGTGCTCGTCGCCCCGGCCGTGGTCGCGCTGCTGCGCGGCGAGGGCGTACCGAAGGGCGACGCGCTGGCGACGGCCAGGATCGCCGGGATCATGGGCGCCAAGCGCACTCCGGATCTCATCCCGCTCTGCCATCCGCTGGCCGTCTCGGGGGTGACGGTGGATCTGTCGGTCGCCGACGACGCGGTGGAGATCACGGCCACGGTGCGGACCACGGACCGCACGGGTGTGGAGATGGAGGCGCTGACGGCCGTGAGCGTCGCCGCGCTGACCGTGGTCGACATGGTGAAGGCCGTGGACAAGGGCGCGGTCATCTCCGATGTGCGGGTGGAGGAGAAGACCGGGGGCAAGTCCGGCACGTGGAGCCGCGGCCGATGA
- a CDS encoding 5-formyltetrahydrofolate cyclo-ligase, whose amino-acid sequence MEDGTALKREVRRDLLAVRAAMADDEVAQAAEALARRALELPELAAAGTVAAYVSMGHEPGTTGLLSALRERGTRVLLPVLLADDDLDWAEYEGPGRLVEAEHGGGRIRLLEPAGPRLGPAAVTEADVVLLPGLAVDRRGVRMGRGGGSFDRVLARLAASGAQSALVALVYGHEVVEELPREPHDRPVHAVVTPEDVRRFSRD is encoded by the coding sequence GTGGAGGACGGAACGGCGCTGAAGCGCGAGGTCAGGCGGGATTTGCTGGCGGTGCGGGCCGCCATGGCGGACGACGAGGTGGCCCAGGCGGCCGAGGCGCTCGCCCGGCGCGCGCTGGAGCTGCCGGAGCTGGCCGCGGCGGGGACGGTCGCGGCGTACGTGTCGATGGGGCACGAGCCGGGCACCACCGGCCTGCTGAGCGCGCTGCGCGAGCGCGGCACGCGCGTGCTGCTGCCGGTGCTGCTGGCGGACGACGACCTGGACTGGGCGGAGTACGAGGGGCCGGGTCGGCTGGTCGAGGCCGAGCACGGCGGCGGGCGGATCCGGCTGCTGGAGCCCGCCGGGCCGCGGCTGGGCCCGGCGGCGGTGACCGAGGCGGACGTGGTGCTGCTGCCGGGGCTGGCGGTGGACCGGCGCGGGGTGCGGATGGGCCGGGGCGGCGGCAGCTTCGACCGGGTGCTGGCCCGGCTGGCGGCCTCGGGCGCCCAGTCGGCGCTGGTGGCGCTGGTGTACGGGCACGAGGTGGTGGAGGAGCTGCCGCGCGAGCCGCACGACCGGCCGGTGCACGCCGTCGTGACGCCGGAGGACGTGCGCCGGTTCTCCCGGGATTGA
- a CDS encoding GNAT family N-acetyltransferase, whose amino-acid sequence MNANTWSVELVDGDIGLRPIRQRDHRAWREVNQRNRDWLRPWEATIPPTPPGHLAPRRPTFRQMVRHLRGEAQAGRMLPLVITYQGRLAGQLTVAGITWGSMCSAHIGYWVDRAVAGRGVMPTAVALAVDHCFGALGLHRIEICIRPENGPSRRVVEKLGFREEGVRPRYLHIDGAWRDHLVFAMTSEEVPQGLLTRWHRQRTPPKIK is encoded by the coding sequence GTGAACGCGAACACCTGGTCCGTCGAGCTCGTCGACGGGGACATCGGCCTCCGCCCCATCCGGCAGCGCGACCACCGCGCCTGGCGGGAGGTCAACCAGCGCAATCGCGACTGGCTCCGTCCCTGGGAGGCCACCATCCCGCCGACTCCACCGGGTCATCTGGCGCCCCGTCGGCCGACGTTCCGGCAGATGGTCAGACATCTGCGGGGCGAGGCGCAGGCCGGGCGGATGCTGCCGCTGGTGATCACGTATCAGGGGCGGCTGGCAGGGCAGTTGACGGTCGCGGGGATCACGTGGGGGTCCATGTGCTCGGCGCACATCGGGTATTGGGTGGACCGCGCGGTGGCGGGGCGCGGGGTGATGCCGACGGCGGTGGCGCTGGCCGTCGACCACTGCTTCGGCGCGCTGGGGCTGCACCGGATCGAGATCTGCATCCGTCCGGAGAACGGTCCGAGCCGGCGGGTGGTCGAGAAACTGGGTTTCCGCGAGGAAGGCGTCCGGCCACGTTATCTCCACATCGACGGCGCCTGGCGGGACCATCTCGTGTTCGCCATGACGTCCGAGGAGGTGCCGCAGGGGCTGCTGACGCGATGGCACCGGCAGCGGACGCCCCCGAAAATAAAATAG
- a CDS encoding penicillin acylase family protein → MPAKKTRRRGRLIVISLVLLLVAGLGYGAYWSISTVRASFPQVSGEIAVAGMSAPVTVLRDGNGIPQLYADSAEDLFRAQGYVQAQDRFWEMDVRRHMTAGRLSEMFGEDHVETDAFLRTLGWHDVAQEEYDELLSDETRAYLQAYTDGVNAYLADHSGEELSVEYAALGFANDYEPEEWHPVDSVAWLKAMAWDLRGNMQEEIDRSLLAERLSAEEIEALYPPYPYDRNAPIVRENGTGTLLPPGQAMAGESGETDGTGETGGTGETGGTAETGETGGTGTAATEGVEGAFDDVSSHLASVAETLDEIPALLGTNGSGIGSNSWVISGDYTTTGEPLLANDPHLSPSLPGVWYQMGLHCNEVTAACPFDVSGFTFSGVPGVVIGHNQDIAWGLTNLGADVTDLRLEKLDDGNYLRDGEQVPYETRTETIDVAGGEPREITVRATGNGPIISDREEEFANVGDSAPVDSSAPDRGEGYAVSLTWTALEPSRTMDAIFGIGAADGWEEFRAAAQDFAVPSQNLIYADTAGNIGYQAPGLIPIRGEGDGRYPAPGWDSAYDWTGYIPQDQLPWELNPERGYIVTANQAVIEEGQYPYTLTDDWSYGTRSARIEELIQGTIEDGGKISMGDMQSIQLDNRNEMAEVLVPHLLNIEVSDPYVREAQELLVGWDYSQDADSPAAAYYNAVWRNLLQLAFGNKMPKELRVEGQCLRVRPADDSQPLENPDGEDRLITECGERSPDTAQPDGGDRWFEVVRGLLEDPDNEWWSTPAADAQAAADTRDELLARALRDARWELTAELGKDIDTWSWGRLHRLMLNNETLGTEGPGPVQWLLNRGPWNLAGGSDAVDATGWNAAGGYDITWVPSMRMIVSLADFEESLWINLTGASGHTYHANYTDQTDLWAAGEYLPWAHGEEAVRERAEHTLTLTP, encoded by the coding sequence ATGCCCGCCAAGAAGACCAGGCGACGCGGTCGTCTGATCGTGATCTCGCTCGTATTGCTGCTCGTGGCCGGTCTCGGCTACGGCGCCTACTGGAGCATCAGCACCGTGCGGGCCTCCTTCCCGCAGGTCTCCGGGGAGATCGCGGTCGCGGGCATGTCCGCGCCGGTCACCGTCCTGCGGGACGGCAACGGGATCCCGCAGCTCTACGCGGACTCGGCGGAGGACCTCTTCCGCGCCCAGGGCTATGTGCAGGCCCAGGACCGCTTCTGGGAGATGGACGTGCGCCGGCACATGACGGCCGGCCGGCTGTCGGAGATGTTCGGCGAGGACCACGTCGAGACCGACGCCTTCCTGCGCACCCTCGGCTGGCACGACGTGGCCCAGGAGGAGTACGACGAGCTGCTGTCCGACGAGACCAGGGCGTACCTCCAGGCGTACACCGACGGCGTCAACGCCTACCTCGCCGACCACAGCGGCGAGGAGCTGTCGGTCGAGTACGCCGCGCTCGGCTTCGCCAACGACTACGAGCCGGAGGAGTGGCACCCGGTCGACTCCGTGGCCTGGCTGAAGGCCATGGCCTGGGACCTGCGCGGCAACATGCAGGAGGAGATCGACCGTTCGCTGCTCGCCGAGCGGCTGAGCGCGGAGGAGATCGAGGCGCTGTACCCGCCGTACCCCTACGACCGCAACGCGCCGATCGTGCGGGAGAACGGCACCGGCACCCTGCTGCCACCCGGCCAGGCCATGGCGGGCGAGAGCGGTGAAACGGACGGCACCGGCGAAACGGGGGGCACCGGCGAAACGGGCGGCACCGCGGAGACCGGGGAGACCGGCGGCACCGGAACGGCGGCAACGGAAGGCGTCGAGGGCGCGTTCGACGACGTCTCGTCCCACCTCGCCTCCGTCGCCGAGACCCTGGACGAGATCCCCGCCCTGCTCGGCACCAACGGCAGCGGCATCGGCTCCAACTCCTGGGTGATCTCCGGCGACTACACGACCACCGGCGAGCCGCTGCTGGCCAACGACCCACATCTGTCGCCCTCGTTGCCCGGCGTCTGGTACCAGATGGGCCTGCACTGCAACGAGGTCACCGCGGCCTGCCCGTTCGACGTCTCCGGATTCACGTTCTCCGGAGTGCCCGGCGTCGTCATCGGCCACAACCAGGACATCGCCTGGGGCCTGACCAACCTCGGCGCCGACGTGACCGACCTGCGGCTGGAGAAGCTGGACGACGGCAACTATCTCCGCGACGGCGAGCAAGTGCCGTACGAGACACGGACGGAGACCATCGACGTCGCGGGCGGCGAGCCGCGCGAGATCACCGTGCGCGCGACCGGGAACGGCCCGATCATCTCTGACCGCGAGGAGGAGTTCGCCAACGTCGGCGACAGCGCCCCGGTCGACTCCTCCGCCCCGGACCGGGGCGAGGGCTATGCCGTCTCACTCACCTGGACCGCGCTGGAGCCGTCCCGCACCATGGACGCCATCTTCGGCATCGGCGCGGCCGACGGCTGGGAGGAATTCCGCGCGGCGGCCCAGGACTTCGCCGTCCCCTCGCAGAACCTGATCTACGCCGACACCGCGGGCAACATCGGCTACCAGGCCCCCGGCCTCATCCCCATCCGCGGCGAGGGCGACGGCCGATACCCCGCCCCCGGCTGGGACTCGGCCTACGACTGGACCGGTTACATCCCGCAGGACCAGCTCCCCTGGGAGCTCAACCCCGAGCGCGGTTATATCGTGACGGCCAATCAGGCCGTTATCGAGGAGGGCCAGTACCCGTACACCCTCACCGACGACTGGAGTTACGGCACGCGCAGCGCACGCATCGAGGAGCTGATCCAGGGCACGATCGAGGACGGCGGCAAGATCTCGATGGGCGACATGCAGTCCATCCAGCTCGACAACCGCAACGAGATGGCCGAGGTCCTCGTCCCGCACCTGCTCAATATCGAGGTCTCCGACCCCTACGTCCGCGAGGCCCAGGAGCTGCTGGTGGGCTGGGACTACAGCCAGGACGCCGACTCCCCGGCCGCCGCCTACTACAACGCGGTCTGGCGCAACCTGCTCCAGCTCGCGTTCGGCAACAAGATGCCCAAGGAACTGCGCGTCGAGGGCCAGTGCCTGCGGGTGCGCCCGGCCGATGACTCGCAGCCGCTGGAGAACCCGGACGGTGAGGACCGGCTGATCACCGAGTGCGGCGAGCGCTCTCCCGACACCGCGCAGCCCGACGGCGGCGACCGGTGGTTCGAGGTGGTGAGGGGGCTGCTGGAGGACCCGGACAACGAGTGGTGGTCCACGCCCGCCGCCGACGCCCAGGCCGCCGCCGACACCCGCGACGAGCTGCTCGCCCGCGCCCTGCGGGACGCCCGCTGGGAGCTGACCGCCGAGCTGGGCAAGGACATCGACACCTGGAGCTGGGGCCGCCTGCACCGGCTGATGCTCAACAACGAGACGCTCGGCACGGAGGGCCCCGGCCCCGTCCAGTGGCTGCTCAACCGCGGCCCGTGGAATCTGGCCGGCGGCAGCGACGCCGTCGACGCCACCGGATGGAACGCGGCCGGCGGCTATGACATCACCTGGGTGCCGTCCATGCGGATGATCGTCAGCCTGGCGGACTTCGAGGAGTCGCTGTGGATCAACCTCACCGGCGCCTCCGGCCACACCTACCACGCCAACTACACCGACCAGACCGATCTGTGGGCCGCCGGTGAGTACCTGCCGTGGGCGCACGGCGAGGAGGCGGTCCGGGAGCGGGCCGAGCACACGCTCACGCTCACGCCGTAG
- a CDS encoding FmdB family zinc ribbon protein, whose translation MPTYQYQCTACHEGLEVVQKFTDDALTVCPSCDGRLKKVFSAVGIVFKGSGFYRNDSRSTSTSTSPAGSSSSGKAGEKSGKSEKKSDAGSSSSSAASSSGSSSSSSPSGSSSSSSASTGSAASAA comes from the coding sequence GTGCCGACGTATCAGTATCAGTGCACCGCGTGCCACGAGGGCCTCGAAGTGGTGCAGAAGTTCACCGACGACGCGCTGACGGTGTGCCCCAGCTGCGATGGGCGCCTGAAGAAGGTCTTCTCGGCGGTCGGCATCGTCTTCAAGGGCTCCGGGTTCTACCGCAACGACAGCCGGAGCACCTCGACCTCCACCAGCCCGGCGGGGTCCTCCTCGTCCGGCAAGGCGGGTGAGAAGAGCGGGAAGAGCGAGAAGAAGAGCGACGCGGGCTCGTCGTCCTCGTCCGCGGCCTCCTCCTCCGGGTCCTCGTCGTCCTCGTCGCCCTCGGGGTCCTCCTCGTCCTCCTCGGCGAGCACCGGTTCGGCCGCGTCCGCCGCATGA